A single genomic interval of Anopheles marshallii chromosome 2, idAnoMarsDA_429_01, whole genome shotgun sequence harbors:
- the LOC128707832 gene encoding reticulon-4-interacting protein 1, mitochondrial-like: protein MDAAKQRVGEVVGAVKNNVTMATESGLRVVRQYSDEGRTLALRTLNEANSEAGTVLRNAWTSLIQLVQRLKTSARDVLDPSVLYEELRIFFRDEIARNNAFAILIGLGFGTTGGFMLGMWLARPHLPTPIMKSIASTSFRDPDNVVVCQTAVPHFQSASDIMVRVRAASLNRIDRRIAFGYGRTLRRMIRTYNSTYDPELPLVLGRSCAGIVEAVGTGSQSGLEIGDEVWFATHWYEPGVASEFVVVPEMRVSRKPFLIGFEGAASLPYSGSIALNLLDSHNLNEHTSKGRRILVQDACSPVGCVITQLVHKWGAQVAATCHTRSVPVINNLEERGAADIITFANEHFRSNFIDVNVDKSNFINELTSREKFHFIFLTTRLGYDYKFLEKFLTKDGVIVDAVEPELSTDDYGVIGRFFLGTYVRCRKVFALLFRTNVDWGGPHLCHLVLERLAGFVNDETLKTVVDRVYTPNEVERALEHICSEKSIGSTIITFR from the exons ATGGATGCCGCCAAACAACGTGTGGGAGAAGTAGTTGGTGCCGTAAAG AATAACGTAACCATGGCAACCGAAAGCGGTCTACGCGTGGTGCGCCAATACTCCGACGAGGGACGTACCTTAGCGCTGCGA ACTCTTAACGAGGCCAACAGTGAGGCTGGAACGGTGCTCAGAAATGCTTGGACGAGTTTAATACAGCTGGTACAGCGGCTAAAAACATCGGCTCGTGATGTCCTAGACCCATCCGTACTGTACGAAGAGTTGCGCATATTTTTCCGCGATGAAA TTGCCCGCAACAATGCGTTCGCGATACTGATCGGGCTCGGGTTCGGTACGACCGGTGGCTTCATGCTGGGAATGTGGCTGGCCAGGCCCCATCTACCGACGCCGATCATGAAATCGATTGCTTCCACATCGTTCCGCGATCCGGACAATGTGGTCGTTTGCCAAACGGCGGTACCACATTTTCAATCCGCCTCGGACATAATGGTGCGCGTGCGGGCGGCCTCACTGAACCGAATCGATCGACGGATCGCGTTCGGGTATGGACGAACGTTGCGGCGCATGATACGGACGTACAACAGTACATACGATCCGGAACTCCCTCTAGTGCTCGGGCGATCGTGTGCCGGGATCGTGGAAGCGGTTGGCACCGGTTCGCAGAGTGGGCTAGAAATAGGTGATGAAGTGTGGTTTGCTACGCACTGGTACGAACCCGGCGTTGCTTCCGAGTTTGTGGTCGTGCCGGAAATGCGCGTGTCGCGCAAACCGTTCCTGATCGGCTTCGAAGGTGCGGCCAGCTTACCATACAGTGGCTCGATCGCACTCAACCTGCTCGATTCACACAACCTGAACGAACACACCAGCAAGGGCCGTAGAATACTGGTACAGGACGCTTGCTCACCGGTCGGGTGCGTTATTACGCAGCTCGTTCACAAATGGGGCGCACAAGTTGCTGCCACTTGCCATACCCGATCGGTTCCGGTGATTAATAATCTCG AGGAAAGAg GTGCAGCGGATATAATCACCTTCGCCAACGAACACTTCCGATCGAACTTTATCGACGTTAACGTGGATAAATCCAACTTCATCAACGAGCTAACGTCGAGGGAAAAGTTTCACTTTATCTTTCTCACCACCCGCCTTGGGTACGATTACAAATTTCTGGAAAAGTTCCTTACCAAAGATGGTGTGATAGTGGACGCGGTCGAACCGGAACTGTCCACGGACGATTACGGTGTGATCGGGCGGTTCTTTCTCGGCACTTACGTACGCTGCCGAAAGGTGTTTGCGCTGCTGTTTCGCACCAACGTCGATTGGGGTGGGCCACATCTATGCCATCTGGTGCTGGAACGTTTGGCCGGTTTCGTGAATGATGAAACGCTTAAAACCGTCGTCGATCGG GTGTACACACCGAACGAGGTGGAACGGGCACTAGAACACATATGCAGCGAGAAAAGCATCGGCAGTACGATTATCACTTTCCGGTAG
- the LOC128710246 gene encoding eukaryotic translation initiation factor 2 subunit 1 has product MTLSCRFYKQKYPEVEDVVMVNVRSIAEMGAYVYLLEYNNIEGMILLSELSRRRIRSINKLIRVGKTEPVVVIRVDKNKGYIDLSKRRVSPEDVEKCTERFSKAKAVNSILRHVADIMGFDNQKLEELYEKTAWYFEEKHNFKVTAFDVFKQCAVDPTLLDECGLEPEVKESLLSNIQRKLVSQAVKIRADIECACYGYEGIDAVKTALRAGLEMSTEELPIKINLIAPPLYVMTTSTPEKADGLKALETAIEKIKETIEGLGGVFKVQMAPKVVTATDEADLARKMERAEAENAEVSGDEEDDNEVGIRYKMDDDGADKDDKDIQFEGSGDEEDDKQEE; this is encoded by the exons ATGACGTTATCGTGTCGGttttataaacaaaagtaCCCGGAGGTGGAGGATGTGGTGATGGTAAACGTGCGTTCAATCGCCGAGATGGGTGCTTACGTCTATCTGCTCGAGTACAACAACATCGAGGGCATGATACTGCTGTCCGAGCTGTCCCGTCGCCGTATTCGCTCCATCAACAAACTGATCCGCGTCGGCAAAACGGAGCCGGTGGTAGTGATACGTGTGGACAAAAACAAAGGCTACATCGATCTGTCCAAGCGGCGCGTTTCGCCAGAGGACGTGGAAAAGTGCACGGAACGGTTTTCGAAGGCGAAAGCGGTCAACTCGATCCTGCGCCATGTGGCCGACATTATGGGGTTCGATAATCAGAAACTGGAGGAGCTGTACGAGAAGACGGCGTGGTATTTTGAGGAAAAGCACAACTTCAAAGTGACCGCATTCGATGTGTTCAAGCAGTGCGCTGT TGATCCAACGTTGCTGGACGAGTGTGGCCTCGAGCCGGAAGTGAAAGAATCGCTGCTCAGCAATATTCAGCGCAAGTTGGTATCGCAGGCGGTGAAAATTCGGGCCGACATCGAGTGCGCTTGCTACGGATACGAAGGTATCGATGCGGTAAAAACGGCACTACGAGCCGGGCTCGAAATGTCCACTGAAGAGCTGCCGATTAAAATTAACCTCATTGCTCCCCCGCTGTATG TAATGACCACATCGACGCCGGAAAAAGCGGACGGTCTGAAAGCGCTTGAGACGGCCATTGAAAAGATTAAGGAAACAATCGAAGGGCTCGGTGGTGTTTTTAAGGTGCAAATGGCACCGAAGGTCGTGACAGCGACCGATGAAGCGGATCTCGCCCGAAAGATGGAACGGGCCGAGGCAGAAAACGCGGAAGTGTCCGGGGATGAGGAGGATGATAATGAGGTTGGTATCCGGTATAAGATGGATGACGATGGTGCGGATAAGGACGACAAGGATATCCAGTTCGAGGGCAGCGGCGATGAGGAAGATGACAAACAGGAGGAATAA
- the LOC128709127 gene encoding serine/threonine-protein kinase haspin homolog, whose translation MSTQRRSRAKSRNMALSSIVPIDQSLAVVEETTVPTAKDKKVSTKTLSHSIVHIDNETTIGEKVQFKPGKWRKSLSILRSSICRREGSCSVAGERRITVYLNDHQVLQLTNETSSSDTIHSSTSKQPDDTNDVSVNQFVAPLSWKTVADQRYLCPKSPRNEILARCGQQEPITFEKALASLDAVIERKIGEGVYGEVFMCTKTNGVQSVLKVIPIEGNHLINGEKQKTFDEILSEIIISVELSNLRQHNVQFCTDGFVELRSVRCLVGRYPERLVNLWEEYENKHGTENDSPAEFPNEQLYIAFETAFGGADLDGYRFKNAQQAFSIYAQIVLMLAVAEKRYDFEHRDLHTGNILIEPTKERERTYYLLGEEIIIETHGLKATIIDYTLSRIVYNGLCLFNDLSADEELFTAEGDYQFEVYRNMKTVLQNQWNIHAPKTNVYWLHYLLDKLTSVRNYRDKTSRAHKSAMKTMKGISEVLLQFNSVHEIVSHYFAPQLNESNKEN comes from the coding sequence ATGAGCACGCAGAGGAGATCAAGAGCAAAGTCCCGGAACATGGCCCTGTCTTCAATAGTTCCCATCGATCAATCTCTCGCAGTAGTGGAAGAAACAACCGTACCGACagcgaaagataaaaaagtgTCCACCAAAACACTTTCACACAGCATTGTTCACATCGACAATGAAACTACTATCGGCGAGAAAGTACAATTCAAACCAGGCAAATGGCGTAAATCACTGTCCATTTTACGATCCTCAATATGCCGCCGAGAAGGTTCCTGCTCCGTCGCAGGAGAACGTCGAATAACCGTGTATCTGAACGATCACCAGGTATTACAactaacgaacgaaacgagTTCGAGCGATACAATTCACTCTTCTACCAGCAAACAACCGGATGATACGAACGATGTGTCTGTAAATCAGTTTGTCGCACCACTGAGCTGGAAAACTGTGGCCGATCAGCGCTATCTGTGCCCAAAAAGTCCCAGAAATGAAATCCTGGCGCGCTGTGGACAACAGGAACCGATCACCTTCGAAAAGGCGCTTGCCAGTTTGGACGCGGTGATTGAGCGTAAGATAGGCGAGGGCGTGTACGGCGAGGTGTTCATGTGCACTAAAACCAACGGCGTACAGTCCGTTCTGAAGGTGATTCCCATCGAGGGTAACCATCTGATCAACGGTGAAAAGCAGAAAACGTTCGACGAAATCCTATCCGAAATAATCATATCGGTTGAGCTAAGTAACTTGAGGCAACACAATGTGCAATTCTGCACAGATGGGTTTGTCGAGCTACGAAGTGTCCGTTGCCTTGTTGGTCGATACCCGGAACGGCTTGTTAATCTTTGGGAGGAGTACGAAAATAAGCACGGTACGGAAAACGACAGTCCGGCAGAGTTTCCAAACGAGCAGCTTTACATTGCCTTCGAAACAGCGTTTGGAGGTGCCGATCTGGATGGATATCGGTTCAAGAACGCACAGCAAGCATTCTCGATATACGCACAGATAGTGCTAATGCTGGCCGTAGCAGAAAAACGGTATGATTTCGAGCACCGAGATCTACACACGGGTAACATATTGATCGAACCGACGAAGGAACGGGAACGGACGTACTATCTTTTGGGTGAAGAAATTATAATCGAGACCCATGGTTTGAAGGCAACCATTATCGATTACACGCTTTCCCGCATCGTTTACAATGGGCTGTGTCTGTTCAACGATCTATCCGCCGACGAGGAACTGTTCACCGCGGAAGGAGACTATCAGTTTGAGGTCTATCGTAACATGAAGACGGTGCTACAAAATCAGTGGAACATACATGCTCCTAAAACGAATGTTTATTGGTTACATTATTTGCTGGACAAACTAACATCCGTGCGGAACTATCGCGACAAAACCAGCAGAGCACATAAATCAGCAATGAAAACGATGAAGGGTATCAGTGAGGTACTGCTTCAGTTTAATAGTGTGCATGAAATTGTATCGCACTATTTCGCACCACAGCTGAACGAAAGTAataaggaaaattaa